Proteins from a single region of Enoplosus armatus isolate fEnoArm2 chromosome 6, fEnoArm2.hap1, whole genome shotgun sequence:
- the snapc5 gene encoding snRNA-activating protein complex subunit 5 — translation MHSRLQELKKEEETLLKIKVMLQDQLNRLKFEEGALKSIISAQTEEGASERSNQETEVHINLDDESEINRTKLLLNAAVDYDMEEEEEEEEDDEDEDEEDDEVEDNELEFVPEEDEEEDDY, via the exons ATGCACAGCCGTCTGCAGGAGttgaagaaggaagaggagactCTCCTCAAAATCAAAGTGATGCTACAAGACCAGCTGAACAGGTTGAAG TTTGAAGAAGGGGCCTTGAAATCTATCATTAGTGCTCAAACAGAAGAAGGAGCCTCTGAACGCTCAAACCAAGAAACTGAA GTTCATATTAACCTTGATGATGAGAGCGAGATCAACCGAACCAAACTGCTACTGAATGCCGCTGTAGATTATgatatggaggaggaggaggaggaagaggaagatgatgaggatgaagacgaagaggatgatgaagtaGAAGACAATGAGCTTGAGTTTGTTcctgaggaggatgaggaggaggatgattaCTGA
- the map2k1 gene encoding dual specificity mitogen-activated protein kinase kinase 1: MQKRRKPEPIQLNPIPDGNTINGTGATETNLEALQKKLEELELDEQQRKRLEAFLTQKQKVGELKDDDFEKICELGAGNGGVVFKVSHRPSGLIMARKLIHLEIKPAIRNQIIRELQVLHECNSPYIVGFYGAFYSDGEISICMEHMDGGSLDQSLKKAGKIPEQILGKVSIAVIKGLSYLREKHKIMHRDVKPSNILVNSRGEIKLCDFGVSGQLIDSMANSFVGTRSYMSPERLQGTHYSVQSDIWSMGLSLVEMAIGRFPIPPPDAKELEQIFGFPVEGEAASSESSPKPRPPGRPGSSYGPDSRPPMAIFELLDYIVNEPPPKLPGIFSSEFQDFVNKCLIKNPAERADLKQLMVHPFIKQSEAEQVDFAGWLCSTIGLNQPVTPTHGTAM; this comes from the exons ATGCAGAAGAGAAGGAAGCCAGAGCCGATCCAACTCAACCCGATCCCCGATGGAAACACTATCAACGGCACCGGGGCCACTGA AACAAACTTGGAGGCACTGCAGAAGAAACTAGAGGAGCTTGAGTTGGATGAGCAGCAGCGGAAACGCCTGGAGGCCTTTCTGACACAGAAGCAGAAGGTGGGAGAGCTGAAGGACGACGACTTTGAGAAGATCTGTGAGCTGGGCGCAGGCAACGGAGGAGTTGTCTTCAAGGTCTCCCACCGACCCTCTGGTCTGATTATGGCGAGGAAA CTGATCCACCTGGAGATCAAACCAGCCATTAGGAACCAGATCATTAGGGAGCTGCAGGTGCTGCATGAGTGTAACTCCCCCTACATTGTGGGCTTCTATGGCGCTTTCTACAGTGATGGAGAAATCAGCATCTGCATGGAGCATATG GACGGTGGCTCCCTGGATCAGTCACTGAAGAAGGCAGGCAAGATCCCAGAGCAGATCCTTGGCAAAGTCAGCATCGCT GTCATTAAAGGGCTCTCCTACCTGAGGGAAAAACACAAGATCATGCACAGAG ATGTCAAGCCCTCTAACATCCTAGTGAATTCCCGCGGTGAGATCAAGCTGTGTGACTTTGGAGTGAGCGGGCAGCTCATAGACTCCATGGCCAACTCCTTTGTGGGCACTCGCTCGTACATGTCT CCGGAGCGTTTACAGGGCACCCATTACTCTGTTCAGTCGGACATCTGGAGCATGGGTCTATCCCTGGTTGAAATGGCCATTGGACGCTTCCCTATCCCACCGCCTGATGCTAAGGAACTGGAACAGATTTTTGGCTTCCCAGTGGAAGGGGAGGCAGCCTCCAGTGAGTCCTCCCCAAAGCCCCGGCCCCCTGGGCGACCAGGCAGCT CATACGGACCAGACAGCAGACCACCGATGGCTATATTTGAGTTGCTTGATTACATAGTCAATGAG cCTCCACCAAAGCTGCCTGGGATATTTAGCTCTGAATTTCAAGACTTTGTCAATAAATG TTTGATTAAGAAtcctgcagagagagcagaCCTGAAACAGCTGATG GTGCATCCTTTTATCAAACAGTCGGAGGCAGAGCAGGTCGACTTTGCTGGCTGGTTGTGCAGCACCATCGGACTCAATCAGCCTGTGACCCCCACCCACGGTACAGCCATGTGA
- the zwilch gene encoding protein zwilch homolog produces the protein MGSKVIASAKEFYSILRSLQEEESNDPCAYEEDIQMLKMNGDRIPVLNMYCGNQPVFICEKAVPKIYEPDDQQRTETSNCADDAHDDDDDDDDNANALQTELGPQPLTIMKARQLLSWYTLSQNANVSADNNPALHPLWVRCDMSDPAGTTWFGAETVCMGNKVSGVKLYSVTCKGSTADKKSLMTLDDLKQEHKKRHHPSTMAIKGSARFTLFGSTVVENTMIESQSSVTVDFKWSHVESILETPPLSSTATLNIKVASGDMRSPMFEMYRELEFLQALADGLRTGETEWMEPLESTSAVHLTKAFLEELQSTAKTLPDQAAKKAETTKLKPETDTPIFNSLLERGDLDFVEQLWVRMRKSVTSYQDVGDCLKLVIEALRYGDIKPWIHRDSSSSLSKLILQSYHQKIDHVSLTGATPVHMLLEMGLDKMRKDYINYLIGEELTTLNHLCYYLSTEVDLQEQVIRLRKLHHLLEIIVTCSTFLGLPYDRLFLLTQLCLQHYKTYPYDEEHEFKLQLKPALISHFYQREHPVVWGVEVSSGHGPREVRTSLQLSDRPLVDHIIFETDYPNETVNGDSEDPAFFSTTMCCSLVNFA, from the exons ATGGGCTCAAAGGTGATTGCTAGTGCTAAGGAGTTTTACAGCATTCTTCG GTCTCTTCAAGAGGAGGAAAGCAATGATCCATGTGCATATGAG GAGGATATCCAAATGTTAAAGATGAATGGAGACAGAATCCCTGTGTTGAATATGTACTGTGGCAACCAGCCAGTCTTCATCTGTGAAAAAGCT GTTCCAAAAATATATGAACCTGATGATCAACAAAGAACTGAAACATCAAACTGCGCCGATGACgctcatgatgatgatgatgacgacgacgataATGCCAATGCACTCCAGACAGAATTGGGACCCCAGCCACTCACAATCATGAAAGCAAG GCAGTTGCTGTCTTGGTACACATTATCTCAAAATGCTAATGTGTCAGCTGACAACAACCCTGCTTTACACCCTCTGTGGGTACGGTGTGACATGTCTGATCCAGCTGGAACAACCTGGTTTGGAGCTGAAACAGTCTGCATGGGCAATAAAGTATCTGGTGTCAAATTGTACTCTGTTACCTGCAAAG GCTCAACTGCGGACAAAAAATCTCTCATGACATTGGACGACCTTAAACAAGAGCACAAGAAAAGGCATCACCCATCAACG ATGGCGATTAAAGGCAGTGCCAGGTTCACCTTGTTTGGCTCCACTGTTGTTGAAAACACCATGATTGAGTCACAGAGTAGTGTGACAGTGGATTTCAAATGGAGCCATGTGGAGAGTATCCTTGAGACCCCACCCCTGTCCTCCACAGCAACACTG AATATCAAAGTTGCCAGCGGGGACATGAGGAGCCCAATGTTCGAGATGTACAGGGAGCTAGAGTTTCTTCAG GCTCTTGCTGATGGTCTTAGAACGGGTGAGACAGAATGGATGGAACCTTTGGAAAGCACGTCAGCTGTACATCTGACCAAGGCCTTCCTAGAAG AGCTTCAGAGCACTGCAAAGACACTACCAGACCAGGCTGCAAAGAAAGCTGAG ACCACAAAGCTGAAGCCTGAAACAGACACTCCCATTTTCAACTCTCTCTTGGAACGAGGTGATTTGGATTTTGTGGAGCAGCTGTGGGTTCGGATGAGAAAGA GTGTGACTTCATATCAAGACGTCGGAGACTGCCTGAAATTGGTCATTGAAGCTCTGAGATACGGTGACATCAAACCCTGG attcacagagacagcagcagctccctcAGTAAGCTCATCCTGCAGTCCTACCACCAGAAGATTGATCATGTGTCTCTCACGGGCGCCACCCCTGTCCACATGCTGCTAGAGATGGGTCTGGACAAGATGAGAAAAGATTACATTAACTACCTCATTG gtgAAGAATTGACAACTCTAAACCACTTG TGTTACTACCTGAGCACAGAGGTTGATCTGCAGGAGCAAGTGATCCGACTCAGGAAATTGCACCATCTGCTGGAAATAATTGTGACCTGCAGTACTTTCCTGGGTTTGCCCTATGACCGGCTCTTCCTTCTCACACA ATTATGTTTGCAGCACTACAAAACGTACCCATACGATGAGGAGCATGAATTCAAACTGCAACTCAAACCCGCACTGATCAGCCATTTCTACCAGAG AGAGCACCCAGTAGTGTGGGGGGTCGAGGTGTCCAGTGGCCACGGTCCCCGTGAGGTCAGGACATCCTTACAGCTTAGTGACAGACCACTGGTTGATCATATCATCTTTGAAACAG attACCCAAATGAAACAGTGAATGGGGACAGTGAGGATCCTGCTTTCTTCTCCACCACGATGTGCTGCAGTCTCGTCAACTTTGCATGA
- the rpl4 gene encoding large ribosomal subunit protein uL4, with protein MACARPLISVYSEKGESAGKNVVMPAVFKAPIRPDVVNFVHTNMRKNSRQPYAVSELAGHQTSAESWGTGRAVARIPRVRGGGTHRSGQGAFGNMCRGGRMFAPTKTWRRWHRRINTTQKRYAICSAVAASAIPALVMSKGHRIEEIPEVPLVVEDKVEGYKKTKEAVLLLKKLKAWNDIKKVYASQRMRAGKGKMRNRRRIQRRGPCIIYNQDAGVTKAFRNIPGITLQNVNKLNLLRLAPGGHVGRFCIWTESAFRKLDELYGTWRKPASLKVGYNLPMHKMTNTDLSRILKSEEIQKALRAPNKKINRRVLKKNPLKNLRIMLKLNPYAKTARRHAILKHDPAIKAKMLKPKKKPGKKGAPAKPKA; from the exons ATG GCCTGTGCAAGACCCCTGATTTCGGTTTATTCCGAGAAAGGAGAATCCGCAGGCAAGAATGTGGTCATGCCTGCTGTGTTCAAGGCTCCAATTCGCCCTGATGTTGTGAATTTTGTTCACACCAACATGCGCAAGAACAGTCGCCAGCCTTATGCAGTCAGTGAACTGGCAG gcCACCAGACCAGTGCAGAGTCCTGGGGTACAGGAAGAGCTGTGGCCCGTATCCCTCGTGTGAGAGGTGGTGGTACTCACCGCTCTGGCCAGGGTGCTTTTGGAAAT ATGTGTCGTGGAGGACGCATGTTTGCCCCCACCAAAACCTGGCGCCGCTGGCACCGCAGGATCAACACAACCCAGAAGCGCTATGCCATCTGCTCTGCAGTGGCTGCCTCTGCCATCCCTGCACTTGTGATGTCCAAAG GACACCGCATTGAGGAAATCCCTGAGGTCCCACTGGTTGTGGAAGACAAAGTTGAGGGCTACAAGAAGACCAAGGAGGCAGTGCTCCTGCTGAAGAAGCTTAAAGCCTGGAATGACATCAAGAAG GTCTACGCCTCTCAGCGCATGCGTGCTGGTAAGGGTAAGATGAGGAATCGCAGACGGATCCAACGCAGAGGGCCATGCATCATCTACAACCAAGACGCTGGAGTCACCAAAGCCTTCAGAAATATCCCAG GCATCACTCTGCAGAACGTGAACAAACTGAACCTCCTGAGGCTCGCCCCTGGTGGTCACGTCGGGCGCTTCTGCATCTGGACCGAGAGTGCTTTCCGTAAACTGGATGAGCTGTACGGCACCTGGCGTAAACCTGCTTCCCTGAAGGTCGGCTACAA CCTGCCCATGCACAAGATGACCAACACAGACCTGAGCAGGATTCTGAAGAGTGAGGAGATCCAGAAAGCACTTCGTGCTCCTAA CAAGAAGATCAACCGCAGAGTGCTGAAGAAGAATCCTCTGAAGAACTTGAGGATAATGCTCAAACTGAACCCTTACGCCAAGACTGCAAGACGTCATGCCATCCTCAAGCATGACCCTGCG ATCAAGGCCAAGATGCTGAAACCCAAGAAGAAGCCCGGAAAGAAGGGAGCACCTGCTAAACCTAAGGCATAA
- the lctlb gene encoding lactase-like protein: protein MLVLCLSSAEDFDWTKNDHSSFYYGTFPAGFSWGAGSSAYQTEGAWDKDGKGLSIWDVFSHKKGKIQQNETGDSSCEGYHKVKDDVSLIKELKLNHYRFSISWPRLIPTGIKSDHINEKGIQYYSELIDHLLENKITPVVTLYHWDLPQVLQEKYGGWQNISMVNHFNEFANLCFERFGNRVKYWITFNNPWSVAVEGYETGEHAPGLKLRGTGAYRAAHHIIKAHAKVWHSYDTQWRGKQKGLVGISLSGDWGEPVDISNQKDIEAAERYVQFYLGWFATPIFHGDYPQVMKDFIGRKSVQQGLGTSRLPTFSPQEKGYIKGTCDFLGIGHFTTRYITQKNNPSGRSTSSYFTDRDLAELVDPRWPDPGSEWLYSVPWGFRRLLNFVKTQYGNPMIYVTENGVSEKMLCTELCDDWRIQYYKDYINEMLKAIKDGVNVKGYTAWSLLDKFEWDEGYSERFGLYYVDFRNKNKPRYPKASVQFYKRIISSNGFPNQREVENWRRKAVESCSSSNQLLAADPLTSHMEMVTEIVVPTVCTLSILLSAIFLMFLLRRRN, encoded by the exons atGTTGGTGCTGTGTCTGTCTTCGGCTGAGGACTTCGACTGGACAAAGAACGACCACAGCTCCTTCTATTATGGCACTTTTCCAGCTG GATTTTCGTGGGGTGCCGGCAGTTCAGCCTATCAAACAGAAGGAGCCTGGGACAAAGATGGAAAAGGACTGAGCATCTGGGACGTGTTCAGTCATAAGAAAGGcaaaattcaacaaaatgaaacagggGATTCCTCTTGTGAAGGCTACCACAAAGTCAAG gaTGATGTTTCTCTGATAAAGGAGCTGAAGCTTAACCACTATCGCTTCTCCATATCCTGGCCTAGACTCATCCCCACTGGCATAAAGT CTGACCATATAAATGAAAAAGGAATACAGTACTATAGTGAACTGATTGACCACCTGCTGGAGAACAAGATCACTCCCGTTGTCACTCTGTATCACTGGGATCTTCCACAG GTCTTACAAGAGAAATATGGTGGATGGCAGAACATAAGCATGGTCAATCATTTCAATGAGTTTGCTAACCTGTGCTTTGAAAGATTTGGCAACAGAGTCAAATACTGGATCACTTTCAACAATCCATGG TCTGTAGCAGTTGAAGGCTATGAGACAGGTGAGCATGCTCCTGGACTGAAGCTGAGAGGAACAGGGGCATACAGAGCTGCCCATCACATAATCAAG GCACATGCTAAAGTTTGGCACAGTTATGATACACAatggaggggaaaacaaaaag GTTTGGTTGGCATCTCTCTGTCTGGAGATTGGGGAGAGCCGGTGGATATCAGCAACCAGAAAGACATTGAAGCGGCTGAGCGATATGTCCAGTTCTACCTGGGCTGGTTTGCCACACCCATCTTTCATGGAGACTACCCTCAAGTGATGAAAGACTTCATTG GAAGGAAGAGTGTCCAGCAGGGCCTCGGGACGTCTCGCCTGCCCACATTTTCCCCCCAAGAGAAGGGCTACATCAAGGGGACCTGTGACTTCCTCGGCATCGGCCATTTCACCACCCGCTACATCACCCAAAAGAACAACCCATCAGGTCGTAGTACCAGCAGCTATTTCACTGACCGTGACCTGGCGGAGCTGGTTGACCCGCGATGGCCTGACCCCGGGTCTGAGTGGCTCTACTCTGTGCCTTGGGGTTTCAGACGTTTGCTCAACTTTGTCAAG ACTCAATATGGAAACCCAATGATATATGTGACTGAGAACGGAGTCTCTGAGAAGATGTTGTGTACAGAGCTGTGTGATGACTGGAGGATACAGTATTATAAAGACTACATCAATGAGATGCTGAAAG CTATCAAAGATGGAGTCAATGTGAAGGGCTACACTGCATGGTCCCTGCTGGACAAGTTCGAGTGGGATGAAGGCTACTCCGAGAGGTTTGGCTTGTACTATGTGGACttcaggaacaaaaacaagccTCGCTATCCCAAAGCTTCTGTCCAGTTTTACAAACGCATCATCAGCTCCAATGGATTTCCTAATCAGAGAGAA GTTGAGAACTGGAGGAGGAAGGCTGTAGAGTCCTGTTCTTCAAGCAACCAGCTCCTAGCTGCAG ACCCTTTGACCAGCCACATGGAGATGGTAACTGAGATCGTTGTTCCCACTGTGTGCACACTCTCTATTTTGCTCAGTGCCATCTTCCTTATGTTCCTGCTGCGGAGGCGGAACTAG